The following proteins come from a genomic window of Pseudomonas sp. J452:
- a CDS encoding MetQ/NlpA family ABC transporter substrate-binding protein: MKKLLTALAAAAALTSAAAQAADTLRVAATAVPHAEILEFVKPALAKDGVDLQVKVFTDYVQPNVQVAEERLDANFFQHQPYLDEFNASRGTQLVSIAGVHVEPFGAYSSKIKTLAELPQGAQVVIPNDATNGGRALLLLQKAGVIKLKDGAGITATVKDIAENPKAIKVRELEAATLPRVLAQVDLALINTNYALEAGLNPTKDALVIEGSDSPYVNILVVREAGKNDAALQKLAKALHSAEVKAFINDKYKGAVVPAF; encoded by the coding sequence ATGAAAAAACTGCTGACTGCCCTGGCCGCCGCGGCCGCCCTGACCAGCGCTGCTGCCCAGGCCGCCGACACCCTGCGCGTCGCCGCCACCGCCGTGCCGCACGCCGAGATCCTCGAATTCGTCAAACCGGCCCTGGCCAAGGACGGCGTCGACCTGCAGGTGAAAGTCTTCACCGACTACGTGCAGCCCAACGTGCAGGTGGCCGAAGAGCGCCTGGACGCCAACTTCTTCCAGCACCAGCCGTACCTGGATGAGTTCAACGCCTCGCGCGGCACCCAGCTGGTGAGCATCGCCGGCGTGCACGTCGAACCCTTCGGTGCCTACTCGAGCAAGATCAAGACCCTCGCCGAGCTGCCGCAAGGCGCTCAGGTGGTGATCCCCAACGACGCCACCAACGGCGGCCGTGCCCTGCTGCTGCTGCAAAAGGCCGGTGTGATCAAGCTGAAAGACGGCGCCGGCATCACCGCCACCGTCAAGGACATCGCCGAGAACCCCAAGGCGATCAAGGTGCGTGAGCTGGAAGCGGCCACCCTGCCGCGCGTGCTGGCCCAGGTCGACCTGGCGCTGATCAACACCAACTACGCCCTGGAAGCCGGCCTCAACCCGACCAAGGACGCCCTGGTGATCGAAGGCAGCGACTCGCCTTACGTCAACATCCTGGTGGTGCGTGAAGCCGGCAAGAACGACGCGGCCCTGCAGAAGCTGGCCAAGGCGCTGCACAGCGCTGAAGTCAAAGCCTTCATCAACGACAAATATAAAGGCGCGGTAGTGCCGGCGTTCTGA
- the ctaD gene encoding cytochrome c oxidase subunit I, with the protein MSAVIDHGHAGHDHHHGPAKGLMRWVLTTNHKDIGTMYLWFSFAMFLLGGSMAMVIRAELFQPGLQIVQPEFFNQMTTMHGLIMVFGAVMPAFVGLANWMIPLMVGAPDMALPRMNNFSFWLLPAAFGMLVSTLFSEGGGPNFGWTFYAPLSTTYAPESVTFFIFAVHLMGISSIMGAINVIATILNLRAPGMTLMKMPLFVWTWLITAFLLIAVMPVLAGVVTMMLMDIHFGTSFFSAAGGGDPVLFQHVFWFFGHPEVYIMILPAFGAVSAIIPAFARKPLFGYTSMVYATASIAFLSFIVWAHHMFTVGIPLTGELFFMYATMLIAVPTGVKVFNWASTMWQGSMTFETPMLFSVAFVILFTIGGFSGLMLAIAPADFQYHDTYFVVAHFHYVLVPGAIFGIFASAYYWLPKWTGHMYDETLGKLHFWMSFIGMNLAFFPMHFVGLAGMPRRIPDYNLQFADFNMLSSVGAFTFGATQFLFLFIVIKCIRGGKPAPAKPWDGAEGLEWTVPSPAPYHTFSTPPEVK; encoded by the coding sequence ATGAGTGCAGTGATCGACCACGGTCATGCCGGACATGACCATCACCACGGCCCGGCCAAGGGCCTGATGCGCTGGGTGCTGACCACCAACCACAAAGACATCGGCACCATGTACCTGTGGTTCAGCTTCGCCATGTTCCTGCTGGGTGGCAGCATGGCCATGGTGATCCGCGCCGAGCTGTTCCAGCCGGGCCTGCAGATCGTGCAGCCGGAATTCTTCAACCAGATGACCACCATGCACGGCCTGATCATGGTCTTCGGCGCGGTGATGCCGGCGTTCGTCGGCCTGGCCAACTGGATGATCCCGCTGATGGTCGGCGCGCCGGACATGGCCCTGCCGCGGATGAACAACTTCAGCTTCTGGTTGCTGCCGGCGGCCTTCGGCATGCTGGTCAGCACCCTGTTCAGCGAAGGCGGCGGGCCCAACTTCGGCTGGACCTTCTACGCGCCGCTGTCGACCACCTACGCGCCGGAGTCGGTGACCTTCTTCATCTTTGCCGTGCACCTGATGGGTATCAGTTCGATCATGGGCGCGATCAACGTGATCGCCACCATCCTCAACCTGCGTGCCCCCGGCATGACCCTGATGAAGATGCCGCTGTTCGTCTGGACCTGGCTGATCACCGCCTTCCTGCTGATCGCGGTGATGCCGGTGCTGGCCGGTGTGGTGACCATGATGCTGATGGACATCCACTTCGGCACCAGCTTCTTCAGCGCGGCCGGCGGCGGCGACCCGGTGCTGTTCCAGCACGTGTTCTGGTTCTTCGGCCACCCCGAGGTGTACATCATGATCCTGCCCGCCTTCGGCGCGGTCAGTGCAATCATCCCGGCCTTCGCGCGCAAGCCGCTGTTCGGTTACACCTCGATGGTCTACGCGACCGCCTCGATCGCCTTCCTGTCGTTCATCGTCTGGGCGCACCACATGTTCACCGTCGGCATCCCGCTGACCGGCGAACTGTTCTTCATGTACGCCACCATGCTGATCGCCGTGCCCACCGGGGTGAAGGTGTTCAACTGGGCCAGCACCATGTGGCAGGGCTCGATGACCTTCGAGACGCCGATGCTGTTCTCCGTGGCCTTCGTCATCCTGTTCACCATCGGCGGCTTCTCCGGGCTGATGCTGGCCATCGCCCCGGCGGACTTCCAGTACCACGACACCTACTTCGTGGTGGCGCACTTCCACTACGTGCTGGTGCCCGGCGCGATCTTCGGCATCTTCGCTTCGGCCTACTACTGGCTGCCCAAGTGGACCGGGCACATGTACGACGAGACCCTCGGCAAGCTGCACTTCTGGATGAGCTTCATCGGCATGAACCTGGCGTTCTTCCCGATGCACTTCGTCGGCCTTGCCGGTATGCCGCGGCGCATCCCCGACTACAACCTGCAGTTCGCCGACTTCAACATGCTCTCGTCGGTGGGTGCCTTCACCTTCGGCGCCACCCAGTTCCTCTTCCTGTTCATCGTCATCAAGTGCATCCGTGGCGGCAAGCCCGCACCGGCCAAGCCCTGGGATGGCGCCGAAGGGCTGGAGTGGACGGTGCCGTCACCGGCGCCCTACCACACCTTCAGTACCCCGCCGGAAGTGAAGTAG
- a CDS encoding methionine ABC transporter permease, producing the protein MIESLLASWLPNVDWQEIGYASLDTLNMLGGSLLFTVLLGLPLGVLLFLTGPRQMFEQRALYAVLSLLVNVLRSVPFVILLILMIPLTVLITGTSLGVAGAIPPLVVGATPFFARLVETALREVDRGIIEATQAMGATTLQIIFRALLPEALPGLIAAATVTAITLVSYTAMSGLIGGGGLGDLAVRYGYQRYQPDVMAVTVILLLVLVQVLQTVGDKLVVHFSRK; encoded by the coding sequence ATGATCGAGTCCCTGCTGGCCAGCTGGCTGCCCAATGTCGACTGGCAGGAGATCGGCTACGCCAGCCTCGACACCCTCAACATGCTCGGCGGCTCGCTGCTGTTCACCGTGCTGCTCGGCCTGCCGCTGGGCGTGCTGCTGTTCCTCACCGGGCCGCGGCAGATGTTCGAGCAGCGCGCGCTGTACGCCGTGTTGTCGCTGCTGGTCAACGTGCTGCGCTCGGTGCCGTTCGTGATCCTGCTGATCCTGATGATCCCGCTGACCGTGCTGATCACCGGCACCTCGCTGGGCGTCGCCGGCGCCATCCCGCCGCTGGTGGTCGGCGCCACGCCGTTCTTCGCCCGCCTGGTGGAAACCGCCCTGCGCGAAGTCGATCGCGGCATCATCGAGGCGACCCAGGCCATGGGCGCGACCACCCTGCAGATCATCTTCCGCGCCCTGCTGCCGGAAGCGCTGCCGGGGCTGATCGCCGCGGCCACCGTGACCGCCATCACCCTGGTCTCCTACACCGCCATGAGCGGCCTGATCGGCGGCGGCGGCCTCGGCGACCTGGCCGTGCGCTACGGCTACCAGCGCTACCAGCCGGACGTGATGGCGGTGACCGTGATCCTCCTGCTGGTGCTGGTGCAGGTGCTGCAGACCGTCGGCGACAAGCTGGTGGTGCATTTTTCTAGGAAATAA
- a CDS encoding SCO family protein — MTRTQKTLFVLVAAVALVLGLTVNKVLNSKGDGTDKVALLDAGIVLLPQSRSLPGLALTNQDGQAQAVDQLKGQWSLLFFGYTFCPDICPATLAQLRQLKGMLPAETQAQLRVVLVTVDPQRDNPEQLKKYLGFFDPAFMGLTGAQEDLQKLAGAVSIPYIPADTSKENYTVDHSGNLVIIGPDGTQRGFIRAPLNNDKLAAQLPGLLGAK, encoded by the coding sequence ATGACCCGAACGCAGAAAACCCTGTTTGTCCTCGTCGCCGCTGTTGCCCTGGTGCTCGGCCTTACCGTCAACAAGGTGCTCAACAGCAAGGGCGACGGCACCGACAAGGTGGCCCTGCTCGACGCCGGCATCGTCCTGCTGCCGCAGAGCCGCAGCCTGCCGGGCCTGGCGCTGACCAACCAGGATGGCCAGGCGCAGGCCGTGGACCAGCTCAAGGGCCAGTGGAGCCTGCTGTTCTTCGGCTACACCTTCTGCCCGGATATCTGCCCGGCCACCCTGGCCCAGCTGCGCCAGCTCAAGGGCATGCTGCCGGCCGAGACCCAGGCCCAGCTGCGCGTGGTGCTGGTGACGGTTGACCCGCAGCGCGACAACCCCGAACAGCTGAAGAAATACCTGGGCTTCTTCGACCCGGCCTTCATGGGCCTGACCGGTGCCCAGGAGGATCTGCAGAAGCTGGCCGGCGCGGTGAGCATTCCCTATATCCCAGCCGACACGAGCAAGGAAAACTACACCGTCGATCACAGCGGCAACCTGGTGATCATCGGCCCGGATGGCACCCAGCGCGGCTTTATCCGCGCGCCGCTGAACAACGACAAGCTGGCAGCGCAGTTGCCGGGCCTGCTCGGCGCGAAATAG
- a CDS encoding cytochrome c oxidase subunit 3, with protein sequence MSSHEQYYVPAQSKWPIIATLGMLLTVYGLGTWFNDLKAERADSNGPLIFFVGGLFLAYMLFGWFGAVIKESRDGLYSPQMDRSFRWGMSWFIFSEVMFFAAFFGALFYIRTWAGPWLGGEGDKGVSNMLWEGFQYSWPALSNPDPKLFPPPSAVIDPWHLPLINTILLVSSSFTVTFAHHALKKNKRGPLKAWLALTILLGAAFLVLQVEEYIEAYTELGLTLGSGIYGATFFMLTGFHGAHVTLGAIILTVMLVRVLKGHFDGDKHFGFEAASWYWHFVDVVWLGLFIFVYVL encoded by the coding sequence ATGTCGAGTCACGAGCAGTACTACGTTCCCGCCCAGAGCAAGTGGCCGATCATCGCCACCCTCGGCATGCTGTTGACCGTCTACGGTCTCGGCACCTGGTTCAACGACCTCAAGGCCGAGCGCGCCGACTCCAACGGCCCGCTGATCTTCTTCGTCGGTGGCCTGTTCCTCGCCTACATGCTGTTCGGCTGGTTCGGCGCGGTGATCAAGGAAAGCCGCGACGGCCTGTACAGCCCGCAGATGGATCGCTCGTTCCGCTGGGGCATGAGCTGGTTCATCTTCTCCGAGGTGATGTTCTTCGCCGCCTTCTTCGGTGCGCTGTTCTACATCCGCACCTGGGCCGGGCCCTGGCTCGGCGGTGAGGGCGACAAGGGCGTCAGCAACATGCTCTGGGAAGGCTTCCAGTACAGCTGGCCGGCGCTGAGCAACCCGGATCCCAAGCTGTTCCCGCCACCGAGCGCGGTGATCGATCCCTGGCACCTGCCGCTGATCAACACCATCCTGCTGGTCAGCTCCAGCTTCACCGTGACCTTTGCCCACCACGCGCTGAAGAAGAACAAGCGTGGCCCGCTCAAGGCCTGGCTGGCGCTGACCATCCTGCTCGGTGCGGCCTTCCTGGTGCTGCAGGTTGAGGAATACATCGAGGCCTACACCGAACTGGGCCTGACCCTCGGCTCGGGCATCTACGGCGCGACCTTCTTCATGCTCACCGGTTTCCACGGTGCCCACGTGACCCTGGGGGCGATCATCCTCACCGTGATGCTGGTGCGGGTGCTCAAGGGCCATTTCGATGGCGACAAGCACTTCGGCTTCGAGGCGGCCAGCTGGTACTGGCACTTCGTCGACGTGGTCTGGCTGGGGCTGTTTATCTTCGTCTACGTGCTTTGA
- a CDS encoding SURF1 family protein → MSAFRPGILPSVVVALLLPLLVTLGFWQLARAEEKRALLASHETRQNAAPISLTELEQQRDPAHTRIRLQGQFDERHSLLLDNRQRNGQVGVELLQPFYDQPSGLWLLVNRGWLPWPDRRTPPQFTTPQQPLELVAQVYVPPGASFQLQGDVPDKRWPRLITLVEPQRLWQQLGRGGLAYEVRLEPGPAAYLAEWPVVAMSPDKHTGYAVQWFALAAALCGLYLYFGWRNAREQHDEHNHESPQQHS, encoded by the coding sequence GTGAGCGCCTTTCGCCCCGGCATTCTGCCCAGTGTAGTGGTGGCGCTGTTGCTGCCGCTGCTGGTGACGCTGGGTTTCTGGCAGCTGGCCAGGGCCGAGGAGAAGCGCGCCCTGCTGGCCAGCCACGAAACCCGGCAGAACGCGGCGCCGATCAGCCTGACCGAACTTGAGCAACAGCGCGATCCGGCGCACACCCGCATCCGCCTGCAAGGGCAGTTCGACGAGCGTCACAGCCTGCTACTCGACAACCGTCAGCGCAACGGCCAGGTCGGCGTCGAGTTGCTGCAACCCTTCTATGACCAACCCAGTGGCCTGTGGCTGCTGGTCAACCGCGGCTGGCTGCCCTGGCCGGACCGGCGTACCCCGCCGCAATTCACCACCCCACAACAACCACTGGAACTGGTGGCGCAGGTCTATGTGCCGCCGGGCGCCAGCTTCCAGTTGCAGGGCGATGTGCCAGACAAGCGCTGGCCCCGGCTGATCACCCTGGTCGAGCCACAGCGCCTGTGGCAGCAACTGGGTCGTGGCGGTCTGGCTTATGAAGTGCGGCTCGAACCGGGCCCGGCCGCCTACCTGGCCGAGTGGCCGGTGGTGGCCATGAGCCCAGACAAGCACACCGGCTACGCCGTGCAGTGGTTCGCCCTGGCGGCGGCCCTGTGTGGCCTTTACCTCTATTTCGGATGGCGCAATGCGCGGGAGCAGCACGATGAGCACAACCATGAATCCCCCCAACAGCATTCCTGA
- a CDS encoding methionine ABC transporter ATP-binding protein, translating to MIEFHHVNKTYRVAGRAVPALQPTDLRIEAGQVFGLIGHSGAGKSTLLRLINRLEEPSGGRITVAGEDITALDANGLRRFRRQVGMIFQHFNLLSSKTVAANVAMPLQLAGELSRDEIAQRVAELLARVGLSEHANKYPAQLSGGQKQRVGIARALATRPKILLCDEATSALDPQTTASVLQLLAEINRELGLTIVLITHEMDVIRRVCDQVAVMDGGQIVEQGPVAQVFLHPQHATTKRFVQEDEHIDEDEQRDDFAHVQGRILRLTFQGEATYAPLLGTVARETGVDYSILAGRIDRIKDSPYGQLTLALTGGDIDAALARFQAADVHLEVLR from the coding sequence GTGATCGAGTTCCACCACGTCAACAAGACCTACCGGGTCGCCGGGCGCGCCGTGCCCGCCCTGCAGCCCACCGACCTGCGCATCGAGGCCGGCCAGGTGTTCGGCCTGATCGGCCACTCCGGCGCCGGCAAAAGCACCCTGCTGCGCCTGATCAATCGCCTGGAAGAACCTTCCGGCGGGCGCATCACGGTCGCCGGCGAGGACATCACCGCCCTCGACGCCAATGGCCTGCGCCGCTTCCGCCGCCAGGTCGGGATGATCTTCCAGCATTTCAACCTGCTGTCATCGAAGACCGTCGCCGCCAACGTCGCCATGCCCCTGCAGCTGGCCGGCGAGCTGAGCCGCGACGAGATCGCCCAGCGCGTGGCCGAGCTGCTGGCCCGCGTCGGCTTGAGTGAGCACGCCAACAAGTACCCGGCGCAACTCTCCGGCGGGCAGAAGCAACGCGTCGGCATCGCCCGCGCCCTGGCCACCCGGCCGAAGATCCTGCTGTGCGACGAGGCCACCAGCGCCCTCGACCCGCAAACCACCGCCTCGGTGCTGCAACTGCTGGCCGAGATCAACCGCGAGCTGGGCCTGACCATCGTGCTGATCACCCACGAGATGGACGTGATCCGCCGCGTCTGCGACCAGGTGGCGGTGATGGACGGCGGGCAGATCGTCGAACAGGGCCCGGTGGCTCAGGTGTTCCTGCATCCGCAGCACGCCACCACCAAGCGCTTCGTCCAGGAAGACGAGCACATCGACGAGGACGAGCAGCGCGACGACTTCGCCCATGTGCAGGGCCGCATCCTCCGGCTGACCTTCCAGGGCGAGGCCACCTATGCGCCGCTGCTGGGCACCGTGGCACGCGAGACCGGGGTGGACTACAGCATCCTCGCCGGGCGCATCGACCGCATCAAGGACAGCCCCTACGGCCAGCTGACCCTGGCCCTCACCGGCGGCGACATCGACGCCGCGCTGGCGCGCTTCCAGGCCGCCGACGTGCACCTGGAGGTGCTGCGATGA
- a CDS encoding COX15/CtaA family protein — translation MTERTTRPGYRLALFATLLAVVVILLGAYTRLTHAGLGCPDWPGCYGFIGVPQSEAQLAHAEARFPEAPVEAQKGWNEMVHRYFAGSLGLVILGLALQALRRRDEPGQPLKLPLLLLGVVIAQAAFGMWTVTLKLWPQVVTAHLLGGFTTLSLLFLLTLRLSGALPVLAQISRRLRVLAGVALVLVIGQIALGGWVSSNYAAVACVDLPACHGEWLPAMDFANGFHLTQHIGPNYLGGQLDSDARTAIHMSHRIGAMLVTLVLLVLAWRLRAAGQGRLAALLLLALAAQISLGISNVLLHLPLVVAVAHNGGGAALLLVLVLINYRLRSVAVAASSARESSVIPAAAGLAQVSK, via the coding sequence ATGACTGAACGCACAACTCGCCCCGGCTACCGTCTGGCCCTGTTCGCCACCCTGTTGGCGGTGGTGGTGATCCTGCTCGGCGCCTATACCCGGTTGACCCATGCCGGCCTGGGTTGCCCGGACTGGCCCGGCTGCTACGGTTTTATCGGCGTGCCGCAGAGCGAGGCGCAGCTGGCCCATGCCGAGGCGCGCTTCCCCGAGGCGCCGGTGGAAGCGCAGAAAGGCTGGAACGAGATGGTCCATCGCTACTTCGCCGGCAGTCTCGGCCTGGTCATCCTCGGTCTGGCGCTGCAAGCCCTGCGTCGGCGCGACGAGCCGGGCCAACCGCTCAAACTGCCGCTGTTGCTGCTCGGCGTGGTGATCGCCCAGGCTGCCTTCGGCATGTGGACCGTAACCCTCAAGCTTTGGCCGCAGGTGGTTACCGCGCACCTGCTGGGCGGTTTCACCACGCTTTCGCTGCTGTTCCTCCTCACTCTGCGCCTGTCGGGTGCGCTGCCGGTGTTGGCGCAGATTTCCCGGCGCTTGCGTGTGCTGGCGGGCGTGGCGCTGGTCCTGGTCATCGGGCAGATCGCTCTGGGTGGCTGGGTCAGCTCCAACTACGCGGCAGTGGCCTGTGTCGACCTGCCCGCCTGCCATGGCGAATGGCTGCCGGCGATGGACTTCGCCAACGGCTTCCACCTGACCCAGCACATCGGCCCCAACTACCTCGGTGGCCAGCTCGACAGTGATGCGCGCACCGCCATCCACATGAGCCACCGTATCGGCGCCATGCTGGTCACGCTGGTGCTGCTGGTGCTGGCCTGGCGTCTGCGCGCCGCCGGTCAGGGTCGCCTGGCCGCCTTGTTGCTGCTGGCCCTGGCCGCCCAGATCAGCCTGGGCATCAGCAATGTGCTGCTGCACCTGCCGCTGGTCGTGGCGGTGGCGCACAACGGCGGCGGCGCAGCCCTGCTGCTGGTGCTGGTACTGATCAATTACCGCCTGCGTAGCGTTGCCGTAGCCGCGAGTTCCGCTCGCGAATCCTCGGTCATCCCGGCTGCCGCCGGTCTGGCCCAGGTCAGCAAATAA
- the cyoE gene encoding heme o synthase has protein sequence MATLLQTRQEHASWRDYLELTKPRVVLLMLITSLVGMFLATRAGVAWQVLVFGNLGIGLCAGAAAAVNHVVDRRIDSIMARTHKRPVTAGRLSPVAALGFALLLAVAGMALLLTFTNELAAWLTLASLLGYAVLYTGFLKRATPQNIVIGGLAGAAPPLLGWVAVTGHISAEPLLLVLIIFAWTPPHFWALAIHRKEEYAKADIPMLPVTHGEHYTKVHILLYTAVMIAVTLLPYAIHMSGLLYLACAVLLGGRFMFWAVVLYRDSRPHAAINTFKYSIWYLFLLFIALLADHYLLLNL, from the coding sequence ATGGCTACTCTGCTGCAAACCCGCCAGGAGCACGCCAGCTGGCGCGACTACCTGGAGCTGACCAAGCCGCGCGTGGTGCTGCTGATGCTGATCACATCCTTGGTCGGTATGTTCCTCGCCACCCGTGCCGGGGTGGCCTGGCAGGTGCTGGTGTTCGGCAACCTCGGCATCGGTCTGTGTGCCGGTGCGGCGGCGGCGGTCAACCATGTGGTCGACCGGCGCATCGACTCGATCATGGCGCGCACGCACAAACGTCCGGTCACCGCCGGGCGCCTGTCGCCGGTGGCGGCGCTGGGCTTTGCCCTGCTGCTGGCGGTGGCGGGCATGGCCCTGCTGCTGACCTTCACCAACGAGCTGGCCGCCTGGCTGACCCTGGCCTCGTTGCTCGGCTACGCGGTGCTCTACACCGGCTTTCTCAAGCGCGCCACGCCGCAGAACATTGTCATCGGCGGCCTGGCCGGCGCCGCGCCGCCGCTGCTTGGCTGGGTCGCGGTCACCGGGCATATCAGCGCCGAGCCGCTGCTGCTGGTGCTGATCATCTTCGCCTGGACGCCGCCGCACTTCTGGGCCCTGGCCATCCACCGCAAGGAGGAATACGCCAAGGCCGACATCCCCATGCTGCCGGTGACCCATGGCGAGCACTACACCAAGGTGCACATCCTGCTGTACACCGCGGTGATGATCGCCGTGACCCTGCTGCCCTATGCCATCCACATGAGCGGGCTGCTCTATCTCGCCTGTGCCGTGCTGCTCGGCGGGCGCTTTATGTTCTGGGCTGTGGTGCTGTACCGTGACAGCCGACCGCACGCGGCGATCAACACCTTCAAGTACAGTATCTGGTACCTGTTCCTGCTGTTTATCGCCCTCCTCGCCGACCACTACCTGTTGCTGAATCTATGA
- a CDS encoding cytochrome c oxidase assembly protein, whose protein sequence is MSEVIGTRRLVVQLLLVVVAMFCFGVFVLPPLYDAMCQAFGINGKTAGAYDGAQTVDEARQVRVQFLATNAAGMVWEFKAQNDELEVHPGSSNQMLFVAYNPSDKPMTAQAIPSVSPSKAAAYFHKTECFCFTQQVLQPGERIEMPVRFIVDRDLPADVKHLTLAYTLFDITARKPPVAQATLAQSAP, encoded by the coding sequence GTGAGCGAGGTCATCGGCACCCGTCGTCTGGTCGTGCAACTGCTGCTGGTGGTGGTGGCGATGTTCTGCTTCGGCGTCTTCGTCCTGCCGCCGCTGTACGACGCGATGTGCCAGGCCTTTGGCATCAATGGCAAGACCGCCGGGGCCTATGACGGCGCGCAGACGGTGGACGAGGCGCGCCAGGTGCGCGTGCAGTTCCTCGCCACCAATGCCGCCGGCATGGTCTGGGAGTTCAAGGCGCAGAACGACGAGCTGGAAGTGCATCCTGGCTCGAGCAACCAGATGCTGTTCGTCGCCTACAACCCTAGCGACAAGCCGATGACCGCCCAGGCCATACCCAGCGTATCGCCGTCCAAGGCCGCGGCGTACTTCCACAAGACCGAGTGCTTCTGTTTCACCCAGCAGGTGCTGCAGCCGGGCGAGCGCATCGAGATGCCGGTGCGCTTTATCGTCGACCGCGATCTGCCCGCCGATGTGAAACACCTGACCCTGGCCTACACCCTGTTCGATATCACTGCGCGTAAACCGCCTGTCGCCCAGGCGACCCTTGCCCAGTCGGCTCCATAA
- the coxB gene encoding cytochrome c oxidase subunit II: MMRHPRVWMGLLLWLAFGSAQAEWAVNMLPGATEVSRSVFDLHMIIFWICVVIGVVVFGAMFWSMIIHRRSTGQVAAHFHESTTVEILWTVVPFVILVVMAVPATKTLIEIYDTSESELDIQITGYQWKWHYKYLGQDVEFFSNLATPAAQINNQAEKGEHYLLEVDEPLVVPVGTKVRFLITAADVIHSWWVPALAVKKDAIPGFINESWTRIEEPGIFRGQCTELCGKDHGFMPVVVEAKSKEDFAIWLAERKEQAAKLKELTSKEWTRDELMARGEKAYNTSCAACHQATGEGLPPMFPALKGSKIATGPAAGHLGIVVNGKPGTSMAAFGKQLSEVDIAAIITYERNAWGNAVGDMVTPKDVLAFKQAQE; the protein is encoded by the coding sequence ATGATGCGACATCCACGAGTCTGGATGGGCCTCCTGCTGTGGTTGGCATTTGGCTCGGCGCAGGCCGAGTGGGCAGTGAATATGCTGCCGGGTGCCACCGAGGTCAGTCGTTCAGTCTTCGACCTACACATGATCATTTTCTGGATCTGCGTCGTGATCGGCGTGGTGGTCTTCGGCGCCATGTTCTGGTCGATGATCATTCACCGTCGTTCAACCGGCCAGGTCGCCGCCCACTTTCACGAAAGCACCACGGTGGAGATCCTCTGGACCGTCGTGCCCTTCGTCATTCTGGTGGTGATGGCGGTGCCGGCGACCAAGACGCTGATCGAGATCTACGACACTTCCGAGTCGGAGCTGGATATCCAGATCACCGGCTACCAGTGGAAGTGGCACTACAAATACCTGGGCCAGGACGTCGAGTTCTTCAGCAACCTGGCTACGCCCGCCGCGCAGATCAACAACCAGGCGGAGAAGGGCGAGCATTACCTGCTCGAAGTCGATGAGCCGCTGGTGGTGCCGGTGGGTACCAAGGTGCGCTTCCTGATCACCGCTGCCGATGTGATCCACTCCTGGTGGGTGCCGGCGCTGGCGGTGAAGAAGGACGCCATCCCCGGCTTCATCAACGAATCCTGGACCCGCATCGAGGAGCCCGGCATCTTCCGTGGCCAGTGCACCGAGCTGTGCGGCAAGGACCATGGCTTCATGCCGGTGGTGGTCGAGGCCAAGTCCAAGGAGGACTTCGCCATCTGGCTAGCCGAGCGCAAGGAGCAGGCTGCCAAGCTCAAGGAGCTGACCAGCAAGGAGTGGACCCGCGACGAGCTGATGGCGCGTGGCGAAAAGGCCTACAACACCTCCTGCGCCGCCTGTCACCAGGCCACTGGCGAAGGCCTGCCGCCGATGTTCCCGGCCCTCAAGGGCTCGAAGATCGCTACAGGTCCGGCTGCCGGCCATCTCGGCATCGTGGTCAACGGCAAGCCCGGCACCTCCATGGCCGCCTTCGGCAAGCAACTCTCGGAAGTCGATATCGCCGCGATCATCACCTACGAACGCAATGCCTGGGGCAATGCGGTAGGCGACATGGTCACGCCGAAAGACGTCCTCGCGTTCAAACAGGCTCAGGAGTAA
- a CDS encoding twin transmembrane helix small protein translates to MLKAAIILLLLATLVSLFSGLFFLVKDEGHGSRVVNSLSVRVILTALTVALIAWGFYSGQLVSHVTW, encoded by the coding sequence ATGCTCAAGGCCGCGATCATCCTCTTGCTGCTGGCCACCCTGGTCAGCCTGTTCAGCGGCCTGTTCTTCCTGGTCAAGGACGAGGGCCACGGCTCGCGAGTGGTCAATTCGCTGAGCGTTCGGGTGATTCTCACGGCACTGACCGTGGCGCTGATCGCCTGGGGTTTCTACAGCGGCCAACTGGTCAGTCATGTCACCTGGTAG